The Methanocaldococcus jannaschii DSM 2661 genome has a segment encoding these proteins:
- a CDS encoding cation diffusion facilitator family transporter, protein MREVEKPLILSIVGNILLGLIKIIIGYVYSSISLISDGIHSLSDVITSIIGIIGVKIASKPPDESHPYGHSRFECLFSFFIGLALFFTAYEIGKFAVERIIYGEVIEVNAIMVGVAILSIVVKELMTRYSLFVGKKLNSQVLIADAYHHRSDALSSVVVLVGLLLQKFGIYYGDAIAGIIVALMIAKVAFDICLTNIDYLTGRAPPKKFFELIEKEALNVDKVIGVHDIKAHYVGPRIHVELHVEVPSNISAKEMHDIEVAVKNRLESLENVERAYVHVDIVD, encoded by the coding sequence GATTGATAAAAATAATAATTGGATATGTTTATTCAAGTATATCTTTAATTTCTGATGGAATACACTCTTTATCGGATGTTATAACAAGTATTATTGGGATTATTGGAGTAAAAATTGCATCAAAACCACCGGATGAATCTCATCCCTATGGGCACTCAAGATTTGAATGCCTTTTTTCTTTTTTTATTGGTTTAGCTTTATTTTTCACAGCCTACGAGATTGGAAAGTTTGCAGTAGAGAGGATTATTTATGGGGAAGTAATTGAGGTAAATGCCATAATGGTTGGAGTTGCTATCTTATCAATAGTTGTTAAAGAGTTAATGACGAGATATTCCTTATTTGTCGGAAAAAAATTAAATAGCCAAGTTTTAATTGCAGATGCCTATCATCATAGAAGTGACGCTCTAAGCAGTGTTGTAGTTTTAGTTGGGTTGTTGTTACAAAAGTTTGGTATCTACTATGGGGATGCTATAGCTGGGATAATTGTGGCTTTGATGATTGCAAAGGTAGCCTTTGATATATGTCTGACCAATATAGATTACTTAACTGGAAGGGCTCCACCTAAAAAATTCTTTGAACTCATTGAAAAGGAAGCTTTGAATGTAGATAAGGTTATTGGAGTGCATGATATAAAAGCTCACTATGTTGGACCAAGAATCCATGTTGAATTACATGTTGAAGTTCCATCAAATATTTCAGCAAAAGAGATGCACGATATTGAAGTTGCAGTTAAAAATAGATTAGAAAGTTTGGAAAATGTCGAGAGGGCCTATGTTCATGTGGATATAGTAGATTAG
- a CDS encoding CBS domain-containing protein produces MVGEIPVLLIMKKPIVVSGDVSVYDVAKLMVEQDVPCVLVVCERPNHESIEVATDKDIIKKVLIRKLPPDKVKVEDISSGKLVTIPPNTTIDEALEIMNKYKTNELFIVDDGKIVGVITEEDLIKIAPEIISTLKELVNYLLQIIDEVTSGDISDKSKEIQNINQGKDNKKDSESDIRKKKIMLIK; encoded by the coding sequence ATGGTGGGGGAGATTCCAGTTCTGCTTATAATGAAAAAACCAATAGTAGTTAGTGGGGATGTATCAGTATATGATGTTGCAAAATTGATGGTTGAACAAGACGTTCCCTGTGTTCTTGTAGTATGTGAAAGACCAAATCATGAGAGTATTGAGGTAGCTACAGATAAAGACATAATAAAAAAGGTATTGATTAGAAAATTACCTCCAGATAAGGTTAAGGTGGAAGATATCTCTTCAGGTAAGTTAGTTACTATTCCACCAAATACAACCATTGATGAAGCTTTAGAAATCATGAACAAATATAAAACCAATGAATTATTTATTGTAGATGATGGAAAAATCGTAGGAGTAATAACAGAGGAAGATTTGATAAAAATTGCTCCAGAAATTATTTCTACTTTAAAAGAACTTGTAAATTATCTATTGCAGATTATTGATGAGGTTACTAGTGGAGATATTAGTGATAAATCTAAAGAAATACAAAACATTAACCAAGGTAAGGATAATAAAAAAGATAGCGAATCTGACATTAGAAAAAAGAAAATAATGTTAATAAAATAG
- a CDS encoding phosphoribosylanthranilate isomerase, which yields MVKVKICGITNEEDIAYISKKVHAVGVIVDVPVKTPRKISLDKAIELKKYVAPFTSLVTVLMPNSIEEVLEIYNALKPNAIQLHGFESLDFVKELNKLKNTGELNAHIIKVIHIPKDEEIDFKTLLNTAKEYEKYVEAILVDTKIESIKLEGKTHNWAVSKKLRESLEKPLILAGGLNKDNVLEAIKTVKPYAIDVSSSLEAYGGKKDLKKVDEFLEVIKKV from the coding sequence TTGGTTAAGGTGAAGATTTGTGGAATTACTAATGAAGAGGATATAGCATATATCTCAAAAAAAGTCCATGCAGTTGGAGTTATAGTAGATGTTCCAGTAAAGACACCAAGAAAGATATCATTAGATAAAGCCATTGAGTTAAAAAAATATGTTGCTCCATTCACATCCTTAGTTACTGTATTGATGCCAAATAGCATAGAGGAAGTTTTAGAGATTTACAATGCCTTAAAACCTAATGCCATACAACTACATGGATTTGAGAGCTTAGATTTTGTTAAAGAGTTAAATAAACTTAAAAATACAGGGGAATTGAACGCTCATATAATTAAAGTTATCCACATTCCTAAAGATGAAGAAATTGATTTTAAAACTCTGCTAAACACTGCTAAAGAGTATGAAAAATATGTAGAGGCAATTTTGGTAGATACAAAGATAGAGAGCATAAAACTTGAAGGAAAAACACACAATTGGGCAGTATCTAAGAAGTTGAGAGAGTCTTTAGAAAAACCACTAATCTTAGCTGGTGGTTTAAATAAAGATAATGTCTTAGAGGCCATAAAAACAGTTAAACCTTACGCTATAGATGTATCTTCTTCATTGGAAGCTTACGGTGGAAAGAAAGATTTAAAAAAGGTAGATGAGTTTTTAGAGGTTATTAAAAAAGTTTAA
- a CDS encoding DUF1890 domain-containing protein, translating to MMSVLVIVGCPEPPALIPSVLYLTNQLKKKGFNVIIAANPAALKLLEVADDDKYYLKGVGAVDIDGGLRGIEGINKIISFVHNDGGVSYTVTYKAKYNKPTYAIVFGRQINKDYVETLKNSNIGVYTARAFHNPMPIVNRIKEILANL from the coding sequence ATGATGAGTGTCTTAGTTATAGTTGGATGTCCAGAACCTCCAGCTTTAATCCCTTCTGTTTTATATCTAACAAATCAGCTAAAGAAAAAAGGATTTAATGTCATTATAGCTGCAAATCCAGCAGCTTTAAAGCTTTTAGAGGTTGCAGATGATGACAAATACTATTTAAAAGGTGTTGGAGCTGTTGATATAGACGGAGGGCTTAGAGGCATTGAAGGTATTAATAAAATTATAAGTTTTGTCCATAACGACGGAGGAGTTAGTTATACTGTAACTTACAAAGCTAAATACAACAAACCTACCTATGCAATTGTCTTTGGAAGGCAGATAAATAAAGATTACGTTGAGACATTAAAAAACAGCAATATAGGGGTTTATACTGCAAGAGCCTTCCATAACCCAATGCCAATTGTAAATAGAATAAAGGAGATTTTAGCAAATCTTTAA
- a CDS encoding DUF1894 domain-containing protein, with amino-acid sequence MGCIDKLNYEILYKGGFKECAEYIRKNFKNIKEMEAGYEIFEGIFLIGIPPIPVAYEDNYVIFPYTKPCYGTFVLKINLDEINKDKKEEKKEKDKGKKGLLSRLKFW; translated from the coding sequence ATGGGATGTATTGATAAGCTAAACTATGAAATTTTGTATAAAGGAGGCTTTAAGGAGTGTGCAGAATATATAAGGAAAAATTTCAAAAATATCAAAGAGATGGAAGCTGGATATGAGATATTTGAAGGAATTTTTTTAATTGGAATCCCTCCAATTCCAGTTGCCTACGAAGATAATTATGTGATATTCCCTTACACAAAACCATGCTATGGAACGTTTGTTTTAAAAATAAATCTTGATGAAATAAATAAAGATAAGAAAGAGGAGAAAAAAGAGAAAGATAAAGGCAAAAAAGGTTTATTATCAAGATTAAAGTTCTGGTGA
- the mtnA gene encoding S-methyl-5-thioribose-1-phosphate isomerase, with the protein MTKDLRPIIWDDDKKELILIDQRKLPNKLEYFICKTYEDVAYAIKDMVVRGAPAIGVSAAYGLALAEINGDDIYKAYEVLKNTRPTAVNLFWALDRCLTAYKEGKSILDEAKKIHEEDIETCKKIGMIGEKLIEDGDTILTHCNAGALATSAYGTALSVIRFAFYNGKKIRVIADETRPRLQGAKLTAFELNYEGIPVKVITDNTAGFLMQKGEIDKIIVGADRILADGTVYNKIGTYSLAVLAKYHRIPFYVAAPLSTFDLRSSEEDVIIEERDEKEVAYIDGVRIVPEGVGCYNYAFDKTPPDLITAIITEKGIVKPNRDEILKLFR; encoded by the coding sequence ATGACAAAAGATTTAAGACCGATAATATGGGATGATGATAAGAAAGAGCTAATTTTGATAGACCAAAGGAAGCTTCCAAACAAATTGGAGTATTTTATCTGCAAAACTTATGAGGATGTTGCCTATGCAATAAAAGACATGGTTGTTAGAGGAGCTCCAGCTATTGGAGTCTCTGCCGCTTACGGCTTAGCTTTAGCTGAAATTAATGGAGATGATATCTATAAAGCTTATGAAGTATTAAAAAATACAAGGCCAACAGCTGTTAATTTATTTTGGGCATTGGATAGATGTTTAACTGCTTACAAAGAAGGAAAATCAATCTTAGATGAGGCTAAAAAAATACATGAAGAGGATATAGAGACATGTAAAAAAATTGGAATGATTGGAGAAAAACTTATTGAGGATGGAGATACAATCTTAACTCACTGCAATGCTGGAGCTTTAGCAACATCTGCTTATGGAACTGCTTTAAGCGTTATTAGATTTGCCTTCTACAACGGCAAAAAGATTAGAGTTATAGCAGATGAGACAAGACCAAGATTGCAAGGGGCTAAATTAACTGCCTTTGAGTTAAATTATGAAGGAATTCCAGTTAAGGTTATAACTGACAATACAGCAGGGTTTTTAATGCAGAAGGGAGAGATTGATAAGATTATAGTTGGAGCTGATAGAATTTTAGCAGATGGAACTGTCTATAACAAAATTGGAACTTACAGCTTGGCAGTTTTAGCTAAATATCATAGAATTCCATTCTATGTTGCTGCACCATTATCAACGTTTGATTTAAGAAGTAGTGAGGAGGATGTTATTATAGAGGAGAGAGATGAGAAGGAAGTGGCATATATAGATGGGGTTAGAATAGTCCCAGAAGGAGTTGGTTGTTATAATTATGCCTTTGATAAAACTCCTCCAGATTTGATAACTGCAATTATAACTGAAAAGGGCATTGTAAAGCCAAATAGGGATGAGATTTTAAAGCTCTTTAGGTAG
- a CDS encoding DUF1847 domain-containing protein: MKCSQCNKKLCYTGKDCKKDITQKIIEEYKKEENLKIAEVSAYIEATYYMKKTRLEEIIEFCKLMEYKKIGIAFCIGLENEAKILAKILSKHFEVYSVCCKVCGIDKDVFKFKKINKGEKEAMCNPIGQAEILNEIGTDLNIIVGLCIGHDILFQKYSKAPTTTFIVKDRVLSHNTAGAIYTKYYLKKLLEGK, from the coding sequence ATGAAATGCTCCCAATGCAATAAAAAACTTTGCTATACTGGAAAGGACTGCAAAAAGGATATAACACAAAAAATAATAGAAGAATATAAAAAAGAAGAAAATTTAAAGATAGCTGAGGTCTCAGCCTACATTGAAGCAACCTATTATATGAAAAAAACAAGGTTGGAAGAGATAATAGAGTTCTGCAAACTTATGGAATATAAAAAAATTGGTATAGCATTCTGTATTGGCTTAGAAAATGAGGCAAAAATATTAGCTAAAATTTTATCTAAGCATTTTGAAGTATATTCAGTTTGCTGTAAGGTTTGTGGGATTGATAAAGATGTTTTTAAATTTAAAAAAATCAACAAAGGAGAAAAAGAGGCTATGTGCAATCCAATAGGACAAGCGGAAATTTTAAATGAGATTGGAACCGATTTAAATATTATTGTTGGATTATGTATTGGGCATGATATCTTATTCCAAAAGTATTCAAAAGCTCCAACAACTACGTTTATTGTTAAGGATAGAGTTTTATCTCACAACACAGCTGGAGCAATTTATACCAAATACTATCTTAAAAAACTATTAGAGGGAAAATAA
- a CDS encoding SLC13 family permease, producing MKIDTFIFLMFISIGILLLLLNIINPMEVFHIVEWKTIFSLFYLMVIINIMRDTKFLDYISLKILKKSKRIFIALIFLTLFLSSLITNDVSLFVIIPLTLIIHRYTNMPFKDLEKLIIFEGVSANIGSGLTPIGNPQNLFLFHFYNIGTLEFIINMIPFEIFGILAILPFLEFKKYDTKINIDIKFKKEWIFYILSFILVLLCVFGYLNFIYILPLILAILMYKRVKVDYLFLLTFIFLFVDIEGLKRIGIINIFSIKCGNVMLMIYASLLSQIISNVPATVLLSHLYKNWLPIAYGVNIGGNGTLIASFANLITLRLSNGNVRVGRFLLIGGIIYIMHLIVLVAYAKIFWV from the coding sequence ATGAAGATTGATACATTTATATTTTTGATGTTTATTAGCATTGGGATTTTGCTTTTGCTATTGAATATAATAAATCCAATGGAGGTATTTCATATTGTTGAATGGAAAACAATATTTTCCTTGTTTTATTTAATGGTTATCATAAACATTATGAGAGATACAAAGTTTTTAGACTATATTTCTTTAAAAATCTTAAAGAAATCTAAGAGGATTTTTATTGCTTTGATATTCTTAACTCTGTTTTTATCTTCTTTAATAACAAATGATGTCTCTTTATTTGTCATCATCCCTTTAACTCTAATAATTCACAGATACACAAATATGCCTTTTAAGGATTTAGAAAAGCTCATTATCTTTGAGGGTGTCTCTGCAAATATTGGAAGTGGCTTAACCCCTATAGGAAATCCTCAAAATCTATTTTTATTTCATTTCTATAATATTGGAACTTTAGAGTTTATAATTAATATGATTCCCTTTGAAATTTTTGGAATTTTGGCTATTTTACCATTCTTAGAATTTAAAAAGTATGATACTAAGATAAATATTGACATTAAGTTTAAAAAAGAGTGGATTTTTTATATATTATCTTTTATTTTGGTTTTGTTATGTGTTTTTGGATATTTGAATTTTATATATATTCTTCCTTTAATACTGGCAATTTTAATGTATAAGAGGGTTAAAGTGGATTATCTGTTTTTACTAACTTTCATCTTCCTATTTGTTGATATTGAGGGACTAAAGAGGATTGGAATTATTAATATATTTTCAATAAAATGTGGTAATGTTATGTTAATGATTTATGCCTCCTTACTATCTCAAATAATCTCAAACGTGCCCGCTACAGTGTTGCTATCTCATTTATACAAAAACTGGCTACCAATAGCTTATGGTGTAAATATCGGAGGTAACGGAACTTTAATTGCTTCTTTTGCCAATTTAATAACTTTAAGATTATCCAACGGAAATGTGAGAGTGGGAAGGTTTTTATTAATTGGAGGAATAATTTATATAATGCACTTGATTGTATTGGTAGCTTATGCTAAAATATTTTGGGTTTAG
- a CDS encoding M20 family metallo-hydrolase, whose product MDLIEEAIKLESDLIRINSVNPSFGGKGEKEKAEYVKKKLMEYVESYNIENYTLKEYNIIDKYGIERPNIVFKIDFGRDKTLHIISHLDTVPEGDISLWGTNPYEPVIKDGKIYGRGSEDNHKGIVSSLLLLKMIFENNIEPKYNLSLIFVSDEEDGSEYGLKYLLNNFEDEIFKKDDLIIVPDFGTPTGEFVEIGEKGILWIKFNIKGKQCHGSTPENGLNADIVAFNFANELYNGLYEKFDEINSIFLPEYSTFEPTILKNKVENPNTIPGYVEVVFDCRILPTYKIEEVLEFINKFIKNFEFKKYIKHYDNSIKAEITYEILKSENPNYTDENAEIIKELKKAIKNVLNRDAKLCGMGGGTVAAFLRYKGYNVAVWGIGEETAHQPNEHIKIEDLVKMAEVFYEILK is encoded by the coding sequence ATGGATTTAATAGAAGAAGCTATAAAGTTAGAGAGTGATTTAATAAGAATAAATTCAGTAAATCCTTCATTTGGTGGAAAAGGAGAAAAAGAAAAGGCAGAATACGTCAAGAAAAAGTTAATGGAATACGTTGAAAGCTACAATATAGAAAATTACACTTTAAAGGAATATAACATCATAGATAAATATGGTATTGAGAGGCCAAATATTGTATTTAAAATAGATTTTGGAAGAGATAAGACATTACATATTATTTCTCATTTAGATACTGTTCCAGAGGGGGATATTAGTTTATGGGGCACAAATCCTTATGAGCCAGTTATTAAAGATGGAAAAATTTATGGAAGGGGAAGTGAGGACAACCATAAGGGGATTGTTTCCTCTCTATTATTATTAAAAATGATTTTTGAAAATAATATTGAGCCAAAATACAACTTATCATTAATTTTTGTCTCTGATGAAGAAGATGGAAGTGAATATGGCTTAAAATATCTATTGAATAACTTTGAAGATGAGATATTTAAAAAGGATGATTTAATCATAGTTCCTGACTTTGGAACACCAACTGGAGAATTTGTAGAGATTGGAGAGAAGGGAATTCTGTGGATAAAATTTAACATTAAAGGAAAGCAATGTCATGGTAGCACACCAGAAAATGGGTTGAATGCTGATATAGTGGCTTTTAACTTTGCAAATGAGTTATATAATGGTTTATATGAGAAATTTGATGAAATTAATTCAATATTCCTCCCAGAGTATTCAACCTTTGAACCAACGATATTAAAAAATAAAGTTGAAAATCCAAACACCATTCCTGGATATGTAGAGGTTGTTTTTGATTGTAGAATTTTGCCAACTTACAAAATAGAGGAAGTTTTGGAGTTTATAAATAAGTTTATCAAAAACTTTGAGTTTAAAAAATATATTAAGCATTATGATAACTCAATAAAGGCAGAGATAACTTATGAAATATTAAAATCTGAAAATCCAAATTACACAGATGAAAACGCTGAAATTATCAAAGAATTGAAAAAAGCTATAAAGAATGTTTTGAATAGAGATGCTAAGCTTTGCGGAATGGGTGGGGGAACTGTTGCGGCATTTTTGAGATATAAGGGCTATAATGTAGCAGTTTGGGGCATTGGAGAAGAGACTGCCCACCAACCAAATGAGCATATTAAAATAGAGGATTTGGTTAAGATGGCTGAAGTGTTTTATGAAATTTTGAAATAG
- the mfnE gene encoding [5-(aminomethyl)furan-3-yl]methyl phosphate kinase yields the protein MHIVKIGGSLTYDAKPLLKALKNYAKENNKKIVIIPGGGEFANVVRKIDKALNISNSLSHKLAIKCMDLIGEVYAEIGYIKAYDTLFDLKREIEKEKIAILLPSKILLSTDIAEHSWAITSDSLSLYIGKLLDVREVIIATDVDGIYDKFPGGKLLNIINANDIKGLTSVDETFPILLKQFKMNAYVVNGRHPERVMDILEGKHNIYTKIVGIDKI from the coding sequence ATGCATATAGTAAAAATTGGTGGTTCTCTAACTTATGATGCAAAACCATTATTAAAAGCATTAAAAAATTATGCAAAAGAAAATAATAAGAAGATAGTTATTATTCCTGGAGGAGGAGAATTTGCAAATGTTGTTAGAAAGATAGATAAAGCTCTAAATATCTCAAACTCACTATCTCACAAACTTGCCATAAAATGTATGGATTTAATTGGAGAGGTTTATGCTGAAATTGGATATATAAAAGCTTATGATACATTATTTGATTTAAAGAGAGAGATAGAAAAGGAAAAGATAGCTATATTATTACCTTCAAAAATTTTGCTATCAACAGATATTGCCGAGCATTCTTGGGCTATAACATCAGATTCATTAAGTTTATATATAGGAAAGTTATTAGATGTTAGGGAAGTTATAATAGCAACTGATGTTGATGGCATATATGACAAATTCCCAGGAGGGAAACTATTAAATATTATTAATGCAAATGACATTAAAGGTTTAACATCTGTAGATGAGACCTTTCCAATTCTTTTAAAACAATTTAAAATGAACGCTTACGTTGTTAATGGCAGACATCCAGAAAGAGTTATGGATATTTTAGAAGGAAAACACAATATATATACAAAAATCGTTGGAATAGATAAAATATAA
- a CDS encoding zinc finger domain-containing protein, with protein MKYVCISCNAEIAPREKSTKFPCPNCGEVEIVRCERCRKLNNPYKCPKCGFEGP; from the coding sequence ATGAAATATGTGTGCATAAGCTGTAATGCTGAGATTGCTCCAAGAGAGAAATCAACAAAATTCCCATGTCCAAACTGTGGAGAAGTAGAGATTGTAAGATGTGAGAGATGCAGAAAGTTAAATAACCCATACAAATGTCCAAAATGCGGGTTTGAAGGCCCATAA
- a CDS encoding elongation factor 1-beta, with the protein MATVLAKIKIMPTSPEVNKEKLKEKIKEVLEKQDVAIRGLFDEPLAFGLYAIYTVIEMEEREGGTEPIENALAEIDEVESVETVEVSLA; encoded by the coding sequence ATGGCAACAGTATTAGCAAAAATAAAAATTATGCCTACAAGTCCAGAAGTTAATAAAGAGAAGCTAAAAGAAAAGATTAAAGAGGTTTTAGAAAAGCAAGATGTTGCTATAAGAGGATTATTTGATGAGCCATTAGCTTTTGGTTTATACGCTATATACACCGTTATTGAAATGGAAGAAAGAGAAGGAGGAACAGAGCCAATAGAAAATGCTTTAGCAGAAATTGATGAGGTTGAGAGTGTTGAAACAGTAGAGGTCTCATTAGCATAA
- the rplV gene encoding 50S ribosomal protein L22, with the protein MGKLKYKIQVNPEKTARAMGRNIPISRKHAREICKSINGMKLDEAIKFLEDVIAMRRPVLFRRHCKKVGHRKGKLGWPAGRYPVKAAKAILKILQHAKANAEYKGLNTEKLRIKHISTNKGITIKRYMPRAFGRATPKFQETVHIQVILEEYH; encoded by the coding sequence ATGGGTAAATTAAAATATAAGATACAAGTCAATCCTGAAAAAACTGCAAGGGCTATGGGAAGGAACATCCCAATTTCAAGAAAACATGCAAGAGAGATATGTAAATCAATAAATGGAATGAAGTTAGATGAGGCAATAAAGTTCTTAGAAGATGTTATTGCAATGAGAAGACCAGTTCTCTTTAGAAGACACTGCAAGAAAGTAGGGCACAGAAAAGGAAAATTAGGATGGCCTGCTGGTAGATACCCAGTTAAAGCAGCTAAGGCAATCTTAAAGATATTGCAACACGCTAAAGCAAATGCTGAATACAAAGGTTTAAACACTGAAAAGTTAAGAATAAAACACATCTCAACAAACAAAGGAATAACAATCAAAAGATACATGCCAAGAGCATTTGGTAGAGCTACACCTAAGTTCCAAGAAACAGTCCATATACAAGTTATATTAGAAGAATACCACTAA
- a CDS encoding 30S ribosomal protein S3, whose translation MIERTFVKENVKRLLIDEYFKKELSKAGYSHCDIRKTPIGTKIIIYAEKPGFVIGRRGSRIRELTETLAKEFGVEKPQIDVKPVENPDLDAQVVAQKVAQSLERGLHFRRVGHTAVRRVMNAGAKGVIVIISGKLTGERARTEKFMAGYMKHCGEPAEELVDKGRAIAKTKPGVIGVTVKIMRPDVLLPDEIIIKEDAEVKHVVEEEQ comes from the coding sequence ATGATAGAAAGAACATTTGTTAAAGAAAATGTTAAGAGATTGTTAATTGATGAGTACTTCAAGAAAGAGTTAAGTAAAGCAGGATACAGCCACTGTGATATAAGAAAAACACCTATAGGAACAAAAATCATCATCTACGCTGAAAAACCAGGTTTTGTTATTGGTAGAAGAGGAAGTAGAATTAGAGAATTGACAGAAACATTAGCTAAAGAATTCGGTGTTGAAAAACCACAAATCGATGTTAAACCAGTAGAAAACCCAGACTTAGACGCTCAAGTTGTTGCTCAAAAAGTTGCTCAGTCATTAGAGAGAGGGTTACACTTCAGAAGAGTTGGACACACTGCAGTGAGAAGAGTTATGAATGCTGGGGCTAAGGGGGTTATAGTCATTATCTCAGGTAAATTAACTGGAGAGAGAGCAAGAACTGAAAAATTCATGGCTGGATATATGAAACACTGTGGAGAACCTGCTGAAGAGCTTGTTGATAAGGGAAGAGCAATTGCAAAAACAAAGCCAGGGGTCATAGGAGTTACAGTAAAAATCATGAGACCAGATGTCTTATTACCAGATGAAATTATAATTAAAGAAGATGCAGAAGTTAAACATGTAGTTGAAGAAGAGCAGTAA
- the rpmC gene encoding 50S ribosomal protein L29: protein MAILRADELRGMSMEELKEKLVELKRELLKERASKAVAGAPSNPGRMREIRRTIARILTIMNEKKRMTSQ from the coding sequence ATGGCTATATTAAGAGCAGATGAGTTAAGAGGAATGTCAATGGAAGAATTAAAAGAAAAACTTGTAGAATTAAAAAGGGAATTATTAAAAGAGAGAGCAAGTAAGGCAGTTGCTGGAGCTCCTTCAAATCCAGGTAGAATGAGAGAAATCAGAAGAACAATAGCAAGAATATTAACAATAATGAATGAAAAGAAAAGAATGACCTCCCAATAA
- the yciH gene encoding stress response translation initiation inhibitor YciH: MPEICPRCGLPKELCVCEEIAKEEQKIKIYVTKRRFGKLMTIIEGFDTSVIDLKELAKKLKDICACGGTVKDNTIELQGDHRKKVAEELVKMGFSRDSIEIR, translated from the coding sequence ATGCCGGAAATCTGTCCAAGATGTGGATTACCAAAAGAACTATGTGTTTGTGAAGAAATAGCTAAAGAAGAACAGAAAATAAAAATATATGTTACAAAAAGAAGATTTGGTAAGTTAATGACTATAATTGAAGGTTTTGATACAAGCGTTATTGATTTAAAAGAACTTGCTAAAAAATTGAAAGATATTTGTGCCTGTGGAGGGACTGTTAAAGATAATACAATAGAACTTCAGGGAGACCATAGGAAGAAAGTTGCTGAGGAACTTGTTAAAATGGGTTTCTCAAGAGATTCAATTGAAATCAGGTAA
- the rnp1 gene encoding ribonuclease P protein component 1, whose translation MITPHNILRHELIGLKVEIVEAKNKAMIGIKGKVVDETRNTLVIEKEDGREVVIPKDIAVFLFQLKGCKVKVDGRLLIGRPEERLKKKIKILYPY comes from the coding sequence ATGATAACTCCTCACAATATATTAAGGCATGAACTTATAGGGCTTAAAGTAGAGATTGTTGAAGCGAAGAACAAAGCGATGATAGGGATTAAAGGGAAAGTAGTGGATGAAACAAGAAATACATTAGTGATAGAAAAAGAGGATGGTAGGGAAGTAGTAATCCCAAAAGACATTGCAGTGTTTCTCTTTCAACTAAAGGGGTGCAAAGTAAAGGTCGATGGGAGATTGCTAATAGGGAGACCAGAAGAGAGATTAAAGAAAAAAATAAAGATACTATATCCATATTAG
- a CDS encoding 30S ribosomal protein S17, with amino-acid sequence MAARNIGIQVKAPEVECDDKNCPFHGNLPVRGQSFVGVVVSDKPHKTVIIKREVVKYIKKYERYERRTTKLAAHNPPCIHARVGDIVRVMECRPISKTKAFVVVEKLGRIDEVKGEE; translated from the coding sequence ATGGCAGCAAGAAATATTGGAATACAAGTTAAAGCTCCAGAAGTAGAATGTGATGATAAAAACTGTCCATTCCATGGAAATTTGCCAGTAAGAGGGCAGAGCTTTGTTGGAGTTGTAGTTAGCGACAAACCACACAAAACAGTCATTATAAAGAGAGAGGTTGTAAAATACATCAAGAAATATGAGAGATATGAGAGAAGAACAACAAAATTAGCAGCTCACAACCCACCATGCATACACGCAAGAGTTGGAGATATTGTAAGAGTCATGGAATGCAGACCAATAAGTAAAACAAAGGCATTCGTTGTTGTTGAAAAATTAGGAAGAATTGATGAAGTTAAAGGAGAAGAATAA